The Peribacillus sp. FSL P2-0133 genome has a segment encoding these proteins:
- a CDS encoding HTH-type transcriptional regulator Hpr, producing the protein MQNKNYSMKEAMIFSQRIAQLSKALWKSIEKDWQQWIKPYDLNINEHHILWIAYHLNGSSISDVAKFGVMHVSTAFNFSKKLEERGYLTFSKKENDKRNTYIEITAEGEKILLDLMETYDPSKNSAFSGALPLRELYGKFPDMIEMMAIIRNIYGEDFMQIFERSFDNIDQEFTDVEGKITKKKIEKETEPV; encoded by the coding sequence ATGCAGAATAAAAATTATTCTATGAAAGAAGCAATGATTTTTAGTCAACGAATTGCACAATTAAGCAAAGCATTATGGAAATCGATTGAAAAAGATTGGCAGCAATGGATCAAGCCCTATGATTTAAATATCAATGAGCATCATATTCTTTGGATTGCCTATCATCTTAATGGCTCTTCCATTTCTGATGTTGCAAAATTTGGGGTCATGCATGTTTCTACGGCATTTAACTTTTCAAAAAAATTAGAGGAACGCGGATACTTAACATTTTCCAAAAAAGAAAATGACAAAAGGAATACGTATATAGAGATCACAGCGGAAGGTGAAAAAATTCTTCTTGATTTAATGGAGACATACGACCCAAGCAAGAACTCTGCTTTCTCAGGTGCACTTCCACTGCGTGAGCTTTATGGCAAGTTTCCGGATATGATTGAAATGATGGCCATCATCCGTAATATCTACGGTGAGGATTTCATGCAAATCTTTGAACGATCCTTTGATAACATTGATCAGGAGTTTACTGACGTGGAGGGTAAAATCACAAAAAAAAAGATAGAGAAAGAAACTGAGCCAGTTTAA
- a CDS encoding YtxH domain-containing protein encodes MKAKSLIIGFLTGTVVAGAATLLSTPSSGKDLRTRIKTNTEEIKNTIDELKVKMLNIKDDTMEASQISKETVKTFISDVQVVIENWKREIEPNKNELLKNVQEIENSLKELEAASPSSKKINS; translated from the coding sequence ATGAAAGCAAAATCATTAATAATTGGCTTTTTGACTGGAACAGTAGTAGCTGGTGCGGCAACCTTACTTTCAACACCAAGTTCAGGTAAAGACCTACGGACCCGCATCAAAACGAATACCGAAGAAATTAAGAATACAATTGATGAGTTAAAGGTAAAAATGCTAAATATTAAAGATGACACGATGGAGGCTTCACAAATCAGCAAAGAAACGGTAAAAACGTTCATTTCGGATGTTCAGGTCGTCATCGAGAACTGGAAGCGGGAAATCGAACCCAATAAAAATGAATTATTGAAGAACGTTCAAGAAATTGAAAATTCATTGAAAGAATTGGAAGCGGCCTCCCCTTCTTCTAAAAAGATTAATAGCTGA
- a CDS encoding tryptophan transporter, whose translation MKTKTLVSLSLLIGIGAALHFIVPGFFLGMKPDMMLLMMFLAITLFPAKKNVFIVALAAGAISAMTTTFPGGQIPNIIDKLATAFLFYLLFISLKKFSTSVVTVSILTAVGTMISGAVFLGSAYYIVSLPGPFVALFGAVVLPAVLLNTVAMVIIYPIVNGIVRKSNIPINA comes from the coding sequence ATGAAAACGAAAACCCTTGTGTCACTGTCCCTATTAATCGGGATTGGGGCTGCCCTGCATTTTATCGTACCTGGATTCTTCCTTGGAATGAAACCGGATATGATGCTGTTGATGATGTTTTTGGCGATTACCCTGTTTCCCGCGAAGAAGAATGTTTTCATTGTCGCCCTGGCTGCTGGAGCCATCTCTGCCATGACAACTACATTTCCTGGTGGACAGATTCCAAATATCATAGACAAATTGGCAACAGCCTTTCTGTTTTACCTTTTATTCATCAGTCTTAAGAAGTTTTCAACATCCGTTGTCACCGTTAGTATCTTGACTGCCGTAGGAACAATGATTTCCGGCGCTGTCTTCCTTGGTTCGGCTTATTATATCGTTTCCCTTCCAGGGCCTTTCGTTGCACTTTTCGGCGCTGTTGTACTTCCTGCCGTACTGTTAAATACAGTTGCGATGGTCATCATTTATCCAATTGTGAACGGCATCGTAAGAAAATCAAATATACCCATTAATGCTTAA